In Nocardia sputorum, a single genomic region encodes these proteins:
- a CDS encoding MaoC family dehydratase produces the protein MTQAPAGKEKTQVISLTEPPKNSRLFVKAALGAVPLLSARKPTLPDRAVQLEGLRVDPEHLAAYCRATGLRFGDALPLTYPFILTFPLAMQLVVARDFPFVAVGAVHAQNVIERSREISVSEPLDIRTHIENLREHPKGLLVDAISDIKVGREQVWHQVTTFLHQQRTSLSGGPKQEPKPDEVPPPPLRTLRVDQKTITRYAAASGDHNPIHTSALGAKAFGFPRSIAHGMWSAATVLGAVEGRIPEQTTYSAKFGKPILLPSTVNLYADQAEGGWDLALRHPKKGYPHLTATLR, from the coding sequence ATGACCCAGGCTCCGGCAGGCAAGGAGAAGACCCAGGTGATCAGCCTCACCGAACCGCCGAAGAACAGCCGCCTGTTCGTCAAGGCCGCGCTCGGCGCCGTGCCGCTGCTGTCGGCGCGCAAGCCGACGCTGCCGGACCGGGCGGTGCAGCTCGAGGGGCTGCGGGTCGATCCGGAACATCTGGCCGCCTACTGCCGCGCGACCGGTCTGCGGTTCGGCGACGCGCTCCCGCTGACCTATCCGTTCATCCTCACCTTCCCACTGGCCATGCAGCTGGTGGTGGCGCGGGACTTCCCGTTCGTCGCGGTGGGCGCGGTGCACGCGCAGAACGTCATCGAGCGCAGCCGGGAGATCTCGGTGAGCGAGCCGTTGGACATTCGCACGCACATCGAGAATCTGCGTGAGCACCCCAAGGGTCTGCTCGTGGACGCGATCAGCGACATCAAGGTGGGCCGGGAGCAGGTCTGGCACCAGGTGACCACGTTCCTGCACCAGCAGCGCACCTCGCTGTCGGGCGGGCCGAAGCAGGAGCCGAAGCCGGACGAGGTTCCGCCGCCGCCGCTGCGCACGCTGCGGGTGGATCAGAAGACGATCACCCGGTACGCGGCCGCGTCGGGCGACCACAACCCGATCCATACGTCGGCGCTGGGCGCCAAGGCATTCGGCTTCCCACGGTCGATCGCCCACGGCATGTGGTCGGCGGCGACCGTTCTCGGCGCGGTCGAGGGCCGCATTCCGGAGCAGACCACCTACTCGGCCAAGTTCGGAAAGCCGATCCTGCTGCCCTCCACCGTCAACCTGTATGCCGATCAGGCCGAAGGCGGGTGGGATCTGGCGCTGCGCCACCCGAAGAAGGGATACCCGCATCTGACGGCGACCCTGCGCTGA
- a CDS encoding DUF5685 family protein encodes MFGLLRPCAHGAQKYGIDAAEWRAHLCGLCLGLRDGHGQFARATTNKDALVLSMLTEAQSGAVARTTAAPCALRGMRRASVVTADSPGVQLATTASLLLAAAKIRDHVDDGDVSALARGPLAKAATRWHGEARAGAARIGLDVEPLVAALDAQVGLEREAKELAAVRGSGPVARSVPEALAASPYWHAAMAESSDPLDRLTAPTQLCASAFFAHTAVLADRRDNIEALRAAGWQFGRIAHLADAVADYDDDAAHDRFNPLAATGTTVPEAYDLLRQSNSRLRAAVAAAELSSVPTVRWMLLDPLTAVLRRLGGGLGTLAAHTCSVSSEGASRAGVAVHARTGHRPPTRRPGVGESLALIVGGYCTGYACCADHTQPCTGERKDAWIKNCDCSDCGECDCGCCNCGDCNCCDCGCDC; translated from the coding sequence GTGTTCGGGTTGCTCAGGCCGTGTGCGCACGGCGCTCAGAAGTATGGAATCGATGCGGCCGAATGGCGGGCGCATCTGTGCGGTTTGTGTCTCGGGCTGCGGGACGGGCACGGTCAGTTCGCCCGCGCCACCACCAACAAGGACGCGCTGGTGCTGAGCATGCTCACCGAGGCGCAGTCCGGTGCTGTGGCCCGCACCACCGCGGCGCCGTGCGCGCTGCGCGGCATGCGCCGCGCGTCGGTGGTCACCGCCGACTCGCCCGGTGTGCAACTCGCCACCACGGCATCGTTGCTGTTGGCGGCGGCCAAGATTCGCGATCACGTGGACGACGGTGACGTCTCCGCGCTCGCGCGCGGGCCGCTGGCGAAAGCCGCGACGCGCTGGCACGGCGAGGCTCGCGCCGGCGCGGCGCGGATCGGCCTGGACGTCGAGCCGCTCGTCGCCGCGCTCGACGCGCAGGTCGGCTTGGAGCGGGAGGCGAAAGAGCTTGCCGCCGTGAGGGGCTCGGGTCCGGTCGCGAGATCGGTGCCGGAAGCCCTTGCCGCGTCACCGTATTGGCACGCGGCGATGGCGGAGTCGTCCGATCCGCTGGACCGCTTGACCGCGCCCACTCAGCTGTGCGCGTCGGCGTTCTTCGCCCACACCGCCGTGCTGGCCGACCGTCGGGACAATATCGAGGCGTTGCGTGCGGCGGGGTGGCAGTTCGGCCGGATCGCGCATCTGGCCGACGCGGTCGCCGACTACGACGACGACGCGGCCCACGATCGCTTCAACCCGCTCGCCGCCACGGGCACGACCGTTCCCGAGGCCTACGATCTGCTGCGGCAGTCGAATTCGCGCCTGCGCGCGGCCGTCGCGGCGGCCGAACTCAGCAGCGTGCCCACCGTGCGCTGGATGCTGCTCGACCCACTGACCGCGGTGCTGCGGCGGCTCGGCGGCGGGCTGGGAACGCTTGCCGCGCACACGTGCTCGGTGTCGTCCGAAGGGGCTTCCCGCGCCGGGGTCGCCGTCCACGCGCGCACCGGGCACCGCCCGCCGACCCGGCGGCCGGGAGTGGGCGAATCCCTCGCGCTCATCGTGGGCGGTTACTGCACCGGCTACGCGTGCTGCGCCGACCACACGCAACCGTGCACTGGCGAACGCAAGGACGCGTGGATCAAGAACTGCGACTGCAGCGACTGCGGCGAATGTGATTGCGGCTGCTGCAATTGCGGGGACTGCAACTGCTGCGACTGCGGGTGCGACTGCTGA
- a CDS encoding TetR/AcrR family transcriptional regulator has translation MAGGTKRLPRAVREQQMLDAAVEVFSRKGFHDTSMDAIAAEAKISKPMLYLYYGSKDELFRACIQREGMRFIESVAPAGNPLLTPHEQVRTALEGFLGFVDRNRRSWQVLYRQAIGQQAFASEIENARERVIELTAKLLESSAKHAEPGTNFDVVAVAVIGAGEAIADRLASGRIEVAEAVDLLDDLAWRGLAGRKKTE, from the coding sequence ATGGCGGGCGGTACGAAGCGGCTTCCGCGGGCGGTACGCGAGCAGCAGATGCTCGACGCCGCCGTGGAGGTCTTCTCGCGTAAAGGCTTCCACGACACGTCGATGGACGCGATCGCCGCCGAGGCGAAGATCTCGAAGCCGATGCTGTATCTGTACTACGGATCCAAGGACGAACTGTTCCGCGCCTGCATCCAGCGGGAGGGGATGCGCTTCATCGAATCCGTCGCACCCGCGGGGAACCCCTTGCTCACGCCGCACGAGCAGGTACGCACCGCGCTGGAGGGCTTCCTCGGCTTCGTCGATCGCAACCGCCGCTCCTGGCAGGTGCTCTACCGGCAGGCCATCGGCCAGCAGGCATTCGCCTCGGAGATCGAGAACGCGCGCGAACGCGTCATCGAGCTGACCGCCAAACTCCTGGAGTCCAGCGCGAAGCACGCCGAGCCGGGCACCAATTTCGACGTCGTCGCGGTCGCCGTGATCGGCGCGGGCGAGGCCATCGCCGACCGGCTGGCCAGCGGGCGGATCGAGGTCGCCGAGGCCGTCGATCTGCTCGACGATCTGGCCTGGCGAGGTCTCGCCGGACGGAAGAAGACCGAGTAG